Proteins co-encoded in one Streptomyces sp. JH34 genomic window:
- a CDS encoding DUF1707 domain-containing protein, translating to MDLEKQPQQPVAPAAPAPAGIRASDADRDRIADILREAMAEGRLTVEEHAERVDLVYRAKTVGELEPLVQDLPTPAGTARQASPSYGYGPEGATGPAENLVAVFSSSTRRGRWRVGGRTNAFALFGSVEIDLTEALFGQRLTVVNATSIFGSVEIKVPENISLRGSGTGIFGNFEVDTLESADPEAPVVVVNGYSVFGNVEAKPKRGKLITNLHRQLRKHLGH from the coding sequence GTGGACCTCGAGAAGCAGCCTCAGCAGCCCGTCGCACCGGCAGCTCCCGCGCCTGCCGGAATCCGCGCCTCCGACGCGGACCGCGACCGGATCGCGGACATCCTGCGGGAGGCCATGGCCGAGGGCCGGCTCACCGTCGAGGAGCACGCCGAGCGCGTCGACCTGGTCTACCGGGCCAAGACGGTCGGTGAACTGGAGCCGCTGGTCCAGGATCTGCCGACGCCGGCCGGCACCGCACGCCAGGCGTCCCCGTCCTACGGCTACGGCCCCGAGGGGGCGACAGGGCCCGCCGAGAACCTGGTGGCGGTCTTCAGCAGCTCCACCCGCAGGGGCCGTTGGCGCGTCGGAGGGCGCACGAACGCCTTCGCGCTCTTCGGCAGCGTCGAGATCGACCTGACCGAGGCCCTGTTCGGCCAGCGTCTGACGGTCGTCAACGCGACGTCCATCTTCGGCAGCGTCGAGATCAAGGTTCCCGAGAACATCTCGCTGCGCGGCAGCGGAACAGGCATTTTCGGCAATTTCGAGGTCGACACACTGGAATCCGCCGACCCGGAAGCCCCTGTCGTCGTGGTCAACGGCTATTCGGTGTTCGGGAACGTCGAGGCGAAGCCCAAGCGGGGCAAGCTCATCACCAACCTCCACCGGCAGTTGCGGAAACACCTCGGCCACTGA
- a CDS encoding ATP-binding SpoIIE family protein phosphatase: MTEHPTSHEGRQPLAARPQERARPRQQEAPPGAAATAAIPGPSPVPNTAKGPVPNAVPNPVPGAADATGPAADSQAPARREGDRLRFVGAATRRIARGIDLDEIVLGLCRASVPTFSDAILVYLRDPLPVGDERPATPFVLRLRRTDRLRLTGEESDGGPEGERLRLPVAGSQAGLLPAADLCEIRAGGALAEVLRGVRPVFGDSAAARVALPELLGAGRTVPTGHRAILAPLRGRRRVIGAAVFLRGPDRPPFEANDLLVAAQLATHTALGIDKAVLYGREAYIADELQRTMLPDSLPQPTGVRLASRYLPAAETARVGGDWYDAIPLPGSRVALVVGDVMGHSMTSAAIMGQLRTTAQTLAGLDLPPQEVLHHLDEQAQRLGSDRMATCLYAVYDPVAHRITIANAGHPPPVLLHLGGRAEVLRVPPGAPIGVGGVDFEAVELDAPAGATLLLYTDGLVESRLRDVWTGIEILRERLATTAQLTGPDHSPPLEALCDDVLDMLGPGDRDDDIALLAARFDGIAPSDVAYWFLEPEDAAPGRARRLARRALSRWGLDDLSDEVELLVSEVVTNAVRYAERPVTLRLLRTDILRCEVGDDAPQLPRQRRARETDEGGRGLFLVNRLARRWGATRLSTGKVVWFEMATR, encoded by the coding sequence GTGACGGAGCATCCCACCTCCCACGAAGGCCGGCAGCCTCTCGCCGCCCGGCCGCAGGAACGCGCCCGGCCCCGGCAGCAGGAGGCCCCACCGGGCGCCGCTGCCACGGCCGCGATCCCCGGCCCCTCTCCCGTGCCGAACACGGCGAAGGGCCCGGTACCGAACGCGGTGCCGAATCCTGTGCCCGGCGCGGCGGACGCGACCGGACCCGCCGCCGACTCCCAGGCGCCGGCCCGCCGCGAGGGCGACCGGTTGCGTTTCGTCGGCGCGGCGACCCGCCGGATCGCGCGCGGCATAGACCTGGACGAGATCGTGCTGGGTCTGTGCCGGGCGAGCGTACCCACGTTCTCCGACGCCATACTCGTCTACCTCCGCGACCCGCTCCCCGTCGGAGACGAACGGCCGGCCACCCCGTTCGTCCTGCGGCTGCGGCGTACCGACAGGCTGCGGCTGACCGGCGAGGAGAGCGACGGCGGGCCGGAGGGCGAGCGGCTGCGACTGCCCGTCGCCGGCTCGCAGGCGGGGCTGCTGCCCGCCGCCGACCTGTGTGAGATCCGGGCGGGCGGCGCGCTCGCCGAGGTGCTGCGCGGGGTGCGGCCCGTCTTCGGGGACTCCGCCGCGGCCCGCGTCGCCCTGCCGGAGCTGCTGGGTGCCGGCCGGACCGTACCGACCGGGCACCGCGCGATCCTGGCTCCGCTGCGCGGCCGGCGCCGGGTGATCGGTGCCGCCGTCTTCCTGCGCGGTCCGGACCGTCCGCCGTTCGAGGCCAACGACCTCCTGGTCGCGGCCCAGCTGGCCACGCACACCGCGCTCGGCATCGACAAGGCGGTGCTGTACGGGCGTGAGGCCTACATCGCCGACGAGTTGCAGCGCACGATGCTGCCCGACTCGCTTCCGCAGCCGACGGGTGTGCGGCTGGCCTCGCGCTACCTCCCGGCCGCCGAGACGGCCAGGGTGGGCGGGGACTGGTACGACGCGATCCCGCTGCCCGGCAGCAGGGTCGCGCTGGTCGTCGGTGACGTGATGGGGCACTCCATGACGTCGGCGGCGATCATGGGCCAGCTGCGCACCACGGCCCAGACCCTGGCCGGCCTCGACCTGCCTCCGCAGGAGGTCCTGCACCACCTGGACGAGCAGGCGCAGCGGCTCGGCAGCGACCGCATGGCGACCTGCCTGTACGCGGTGTACGACCCCGTCGCGCACCGCATCACCATCGCCAACGCCGGCCACCCGCCGCCCGTGCTGCTGCATCTGGGCGGCCGGGCGGAGGTGCTGCGGGTGCCGCCGGGTGCGCCGATCGGTGTGGGCGGGGTCGATTTCGAGGCCGTCGAGCTGGACGCGCCGGCCGGGGCGACGCTGCTGCTGTACACGGACGGTCTGGTGGAGTCGCGGCTGCGGGACGTCTGGACGGGCATCGAGATCCTGCGCGAGCGGCTCGCCACCACCGCGCAGCTGACCGGTCCGGACCACTCGCCGCCGCTGGAGGCGCTCTGCGACGACGTGCTGGACATGCTCGGTCCGGGCGACCGGGACGACGACATCGCGCTGCTCGCCGCCCGGTTCGACGGGATCGCGCCGAGCGATGTCGCCTACTGGTTCCTGGAGCCGGAGGACGCGGCCCCCGGCCGGGCCCGCAGGCTGGCCCGCAGGGCGCTGAGCCGCTGGGGTCTGGACGACCTCTCGGACGAGGTGGAGCTGCTGGTCAGCGAGGTGGTGACCAATGCCGTGCGCTACGCGGAGCGTCCGGTGACGCTGCGGCTGCTGCGTACGGACATCCTGCGCTGCGAGGTGGGCGACGACGCCCCGCAGCTGCCCCGTCAGCGGCGGGCCCGTGAGACGGACGAGGGCGGACGCGGGCTGTTCCTGGTCAACCGGCTGGCGCGGCGGTGGGGGGCGACCCGGCTGTCGACGGGCAAGGTGGTCTGGTTCGAGATGGCCACCCGCTGA
- a CDS encoding transglycosylase domain-containing protein has protein sequence MGRADARRAQGREARRAKGGGIRRLFTWRKILGTFFGLCLLGMGALAALYMYVDVPEANAQAEKQSNVYKYSDGTLLARSNSEVNREIVDLDVVPRSVQHAFVAAENKSFYRDQGVDLKGTARGLFNTVTGKGKQGGSTITQQYVKNYYLTQDQTVTRKLKELVISLKVDQRTKKDDILAGYLNTVYYGRGASGIQAAAQAYYGVDAKDLDTSQGAYLAALLQAPSQYDWANATPTGKKLVKERWAYTLNNMVGEGWLDKAERDRMTFPVPKSPKAAPGMEGQTGYLVEAANDEMKRQGVTEEMLDAGGWTVTLNIDKKRQKQLEKSVDRQLESQLDRKDNKVDATVQAGATSVDPKTGKVVALYGGVGATEHWYNNATRQDYQPASTFKPLVLASALENESTTQDGDLIGLNTVYDGTSKRPVVGSDTPFAPQNEDDVSYDSPTVQRAMDKSINSVFAQMVVDVTPAAVKRTALDMGVPDKNFPERPAITLGTMNASTWDMAGVYATLDNHGKKVTPAIVKTAEHRDRTMEPVDGVGGQAISRASADTVTKALTEVVDLGSGREANTSAYDAAGKTGTSENNKAAWFAAYTPELTTVVALYGESPKEGGGQVSLTGTANSGRANGGGFPAKIWADYTLDALGGGSDATFDLQGVERGETAVTETPSATPSETQEPSETPSEEPTPSETPSETPTEEQPTPSDTPSQTPTSTPSGTPSTTTDPEDGGAQPPGERPGGDTLLGQ, from the coding sequence GAAGCCCGCCGGGCCAAGGGCGGTGGCATACGCCGGCTCTTCACCTGGCGGAAGATCCTGGGCACGTTCTTCGGACTCTGCCTGCTCGGAATGGGAGCCCTCGCGGCGCTCTACATGTACGTCGACGTGCCGGAGGCCAACGCCCAGGCCGAGAAGCAGAGCAACGTCTACAAGTACAGCGACGGCACACTTCTGGCCCGGAGCAACTCCGAGGTCAACCGGGAGATAGTCGACCTCGACGTCGTACCCAGGAGCGTCCAGCACGCCTTCGTGGCCGCCGAGAACAAGTCCTTCTACCGTGACCAGGGCGTCGACCTGAAGGGCACCGCGCGCGGCCTGTTCAACACGGTCACGGGCAAGGGCAAGCAGGGCGGATCCACGATCACCCAGCAGTACGTGAAGAACTACTACCTCACGCAGGACCAGACGGTCACCCGCAAGCTCAAGGAGCTGGTGATCTCCCTCAAGGTCGACCAGCGCACGAAGAAGGACGACATCCTCGCCGGTTACCTCAACACCGTGTACTACGGACGCGGTGCGAGCGGCATCCAGGCGGCGGCGCAGGCCTACTACGGCGTCGACGCCAAGGACCTGGACACCTCCCAGGGCGCCTACCTCGCGGCCCTGCTCCAGGCCCCCAGCCAGTACGACTGGGCGAACGCGACGCCCACCGGCAAGAAGCTCGTCAAGGAGCGCTGGGCCTACACGCTGAACAACATGGTCGGCGAGGGCTGGCTCGACAAGGCCGAGCGGGACAGGATGACGTTCCCCGTGCCGAAGTCGCCCAAGGCCGCCCCCGGGATGGAGGGACAGACCGGTTACCTCGTCGAGGCCGCGAACGACGAGATGAAGCGGCAGGGCGTCACCGAGGAGATGCTGGACGCCGGCGGCTGGACCGTCACCCTCAACATCGACAAGAAGCGGCAGAAGCAGCTCGAGAAGTCGGTCGACCGGCAGCTGGAGAGCCAGCTCGACCGGAAGGACAACAAGGTCGACGCGACCGTCCAGGCCGGCGCCACGTCCGTGGACCCGAAGACCGGCAAGGTCGTCGCGCTGTACGGCGGTGTCGGGGCCACCGAGCACTGGTACAACAACGCCACCCGGCAGGACTACCAGCCGGCCTCCACCTTCAAGCCGCTCGTGCTCGCCTCCGCCCTGGAGAACGAGTCGACCACCCAGGACGGCGACCTGATCGGCCTGAACACGGTCTACGACGGCACCAGCAAGCGCCCGGTCGTCGGCAGCGACACCCCGTTCGCCCCGCAGAACGAGGACGACGTCAGCTACGACAGCCCGACCGTCCAGAGGGCGATGGACAAGTCGATCAACTCCGTCTTCGCGCAGATGGTCGTCGACGTCACCCCGGCCGCGGTGAAGAGGACCGCGCTCGACATGGGCGTACCGGACAAGAACTTCCCCGAGCGACCCGCGATCACGCTCGGCACCATGAACGCCTCGACGTGGGACATGGCCGGGGTGTACGCCACCCTCGACAACCACGGCAAGAAGGTCACCCCGGCCATCGTGAAGACCGCGGAGCACCGTGACCGCACCATGGAACCCGTGGACGGTGTGGGCGGTCAGGCGATCAGCCGTGCGTCCGCCGACACCGTGACGAAGGCGCTGACCGAGGTCGTCGACCTCGGCTCCGGACGCGAGGCGAACACCTCCGCCTACGACGCCGCGGGCAAGACCGGCACCTCCGAGAACAACAAGGCGGCCTGGTTCGCGGCCTACACCCCGGAGCTCACGACGGTGGTCGCCCTCTACGGCGAGTCCCCCAAGGAGGGCGGCGGACAGGTCAGCCTCACGGGCACGGCCAACTCCGGCCGGGCCAACGGCGGTGGGTTCCCCGCGAAGATCTGGGCCGACTACACCCTGGACGCGCTCGGGGGAGGGTCGGACGCGACCTTCGACCTCCAGGGGGTCGAACGCGGTGAGACGGCAGTGACCGAGACGCCCTCGGCCACCCCCTCCGAGACCCAGGAGCCGTCCGAGACGCCCAGTGAGGAGCCGACGCCCTCGGAAACGCCGTCCGAGACGCCGACCGAGGAGCAGCCGACGCCCTCCGACACCCCGAGCCAGACGCCCACCTCGACGCCGAGCGGGACGCCCAGCACCACGACGGATCCCGAGGACGGCGGCGCCCAGCCGCCCGGCGAACGGCCGGGCGGCGACACCCTGCTGGGGCAGTAG
- a CDS encoding WhiB family transcriptional regulator has translation MLHMPHQPLQVAAVPSQRTPAREDQAGPWHSEAVCRRDEAGLFFAPSKEPTAARLSREEAAKQVCARCPVMVECREHALIQPEPYGVWGGLTAAERRVALARRRRRDIELKAASQTGRIAAAG, from the coding sequence GTGCTGCACATGCCGCATCAGCCCCTGCAGGTCGCCGCCGTGCCGTCCCAGCGCACTCCCGCGCGGGAGGACCAGGCGGGGCCCTGGCACTCGGAGGCGGTGTGCCGCCGGGACGAAGCCGGGCTGTTCTTCGCCCCGTCGAAGGAGCCGACTGCTGCCCGGCTCTCCCGTGAGGAGGCAGCCAAGCAGGTCTGCGCGAGGTGTCCGGTGATGGTGGAGTGCCGGGAGCACGCGCTCATCCAGCCCGAACCCTACGGAGTGTGGGGCGGCCTCACCGCCGCCGAACGCCGTGTGGCGCTCGCGCGGCGCCGCAGACGCGACATCGAGCTCAAGGCCGCGTCCCAGACGGGGCG
- a CDS encoding class II fumarate hydratase has protein sequence MDGSAEETTYRVEHDSMGEVKVPAHAKWRAQTQRAVENFPISGQRLERAHIEALARIKAAAAKVNAELRVLDPDVAEAIQEAAAEVAAGHWDEHFPVDVFQTGSGTSSNMNTNEVVATLATERLGRDVHPNDHVNASQSSNDVFPSSIHIAATAAVTADLIPALEHLAASLERKSAEFSEIVKSGRTHLMDATPVTLGQEFGGYAAQIRHGVERLRASLPRLAELPLGGTAVGTGINTPPGFSAAVIAEVARTTGLPLTEARNHFEAQGARDGLVEASGQLRTVAVSLTKISNDLRWMASGPRTGLAEIALPDLQPGSSIMPGKVNPVIPEAVLMVAAQVTGNDATVAAAGAAGNFELNVMLPVIAKNLLESVRLLANASRLLADRTVDGITADAERARRYAESSPSVVTPLNKYIGYEEAAKVAKKSLAEGTTIRETVLAGGYVERGDLTREQLDEALDVLRMTRP, from the coding sequence ATGGACGGATCGGCCGAGGAAACGACGTACCGCGTCGAGCACGACTCGATGGGCGAGGTGAAGGTGCCCGCGCACGCCAAGTGGCGTGCCCAGACGCAGCGCGCGGTGGAGAACTTCCCCATCTCCGGGCAACGGCTGGAGCGGGCCCACATCGAGGCCCTCGCCCGGATCAAGGCCGCCGCGGCCAAGGTCAACGCCGAGCTGCGGGTGCTGGATCCGGACGTCGCGGAGGCTATCCAGGAAGCCGCCGCCGAGGTGGCGGCGGGGCATTGGGACGAGCACTTCCCCGTCGACGTGTTCCAGACGGGTTCGGGCACGTCCTCGAACATGAACACCAACGAGGTCGTGGCCACGCTCGCCACCGAGCGTCTCGGGCGTGACGTCCACCCCAACGACCACGTCAACGCCTCCCAGTCGTCGAACGACGTGTTCCCGTCGTCCATCCACATCGCCGCGACGGCGGCCGTCACCGCCGACCTGATTCCGGCGCTCGAACACCTGGCCGCGTCCCTGGAGCGGAAATCGGCCGAATTCTCGGAGATCGTGAAGTCGGGCCGTACGCATCTGATGGACGCCACGCCCGTCACCCTGGGCCAGGAGTTCGGCGGCTACGCGGCGCAGATCCGCCACGGCGTCGAGCGGCTGCGCGCCTCGCTCCCCCGGCTCGCCGAACTCCCCCTGGGCGGAACGGCGGTGGGTACCGGGATCAACACGCCCCCCGGCTTCTCCGCCGCGGTCATCGCGGAGGTCGCCCGCACGACCGGCCTGCCGCTCACCGAGGCCCGGAACCACTTCGAGGCACAGGGCGCCCGGGACGGGCTCGTCGAGGCCTCGGGCCAGCTCCGCACGGTGGCCGTGTCGCTCACCAAGATCTCCAACGACCTGCGCTGGATGGCCTCCGGGCCCCGCACCGGGCTCGCCGAGATCGCCCTCCCCGACCTGCAGCCCGGGTCGTCGATCATGCCGGGCAAGGTCAATCCGGTCATCCCGGAGGCCGTGCTGATGGTCGCGGCCCAGGTGACGGGGAACGACGCCACGGTCGCCGCGGCCGGAGCGGCCGGCAACTTCGAGCTCAACGTGATGCTCCCGGTGATCGCCAAGAACCTGCTGGAGTCGGTGCGGCTGCTCGCCAACGCCTCCCGCCTGCTCGCCGACCGCACGGTCGACGGCATCACGGCCGACGCGGAACGGGCGCGGCGCTACGCGGAGTCCTCGCCGTCGGTCGTCACCCCGCTGAACAAGTACATCGGCTACGAGGAGGCGGCGAAGGTCGCCAAGAAGTCGCTGGCCGAAGGCACGACGATCCGGGAGACCGTGCTGGCCGGGGGCTACGTCGAGCGCGGCGACCTGACGCGGGAGCAGCTCGACGAGGCCCTGGACGTGCTGCGGATGACCAGGCCTTGA
- a CDS encoding fumarate hydratase: MPEFAYSDLLPLGEDTTPYRLVTAEGVSTFEADGRTFLKVAPEALRTLAAEAMHDISHYLRPAHLAQLRRIVDDPEASSNDKFVALDLLKNANIAAAGVLPMCQDTGTAIVMGKRGQNVLTEGGDEEALSHGIFDAYTKLNLRYSQMAPLTMWDEKNTGSNLPAQIELYATDGGAYKFLFMAKGGGSANKSFLYQETKAVLNEDSMMKFLEEKIRSLGTAACPPYHLAIVVGGTSAEFALKTAKYASAHYLDELPSEGSPTGHGFRDEELEQKVFELTQKIGIGAQFGGKYFCHDVRVVRLPRHGASLPVAIAVSCSADRQATAKITAEGVFLEQLEKDPARFLPDTTDEHLDESGDVVRIDLNRPMDEILAELTKYPVKTRLSLTGPLVVARDIAHAKIKERLDAGEEMPQYLKDHPVYYAGPAKTPEGYASGSFGPTTAGRMDSYVAQFQAAGGSKVMLAKGNRSKQVTDACDAHGGFYLGSIGGPAARLAQDCIKKVEVVEYEELGMEAVWRIEVEDFPAFVVVDDKGNDFFTEPAPAPTFTSIPVRGPGLG, from the coding sequence ATGCCAGAGTTTGCGTACTCCGATCTGCTCCCCCTGGGAGAGGACACCACGCCGTACCGGCTGGTGACCGCCGAGGGCGTCTCGACCTTCGAGGCCGACGGCCGTACGTTCCTCAAGGTGGCTCCGGAGGCCCTGCGTACCCTCGCGGCCGAGGCGATGCACGACATCTCCCACTACCTGCGGCCCGCCCACCTGGCGCAGCTGCGCCGCATCGTGGACGACCCCGAGGCCTCGTCGAACGACAAGTTCGTCGCGCTGGACCTCCTGAAGAACGCGAACATCGCCGCCGCGGGCGTCCTCCCGATGTGCCAGGACACCGGCACGGCGATCGTCATGGGCAAGCGCGGCCAGAACGTGCTCACCGAGGGCGGTGACGAGGAGGCCCTGTCGCACGGCATCTTCGACGCGTACACGAAGCTCAACCTGCGCTACTCGCAGATGGCCCCGCTGACCATGTGGGACGAGAAGAACACCGGCTCGAACCTCCCGGCGCAGATCGAGCTGTACGCGACGGACGGCGGCGCCTACAAGTTCCTCTTCATGGCGAAGGGCGGCGGTTCGGCCAACAAGTCCTTCCTCTACCAGGAGACGAAGGCGGTCCTCAACGAGGACTCCATGATGAAGTTCCTGGAGGAGAAGATCCGTTCGCTGGGCACGGCGGCCTGCCCGCCCTACCACCTGGCGATCGTCGTCGGCGGCACGTCGGCCGAGTTCGCGCTGAAGACCGCGAAGTACGCCTCCGCGCACTACCTCGACGAGCTGCCCTCCGAGGGTTCCCCGACCGGTCACGGCTTCCGGGACGAGGAGCTGGAGCAGAAGGTCTTCGAACTGACCCAGAAGATCGGCATCGGCGCCCAGTTCGGCGGCAAGTACTTCTGCCACGACGTCCGGGTCGTCCGCCTCCCCCGGCACGGCGCCTCGCTGCCCGTCGCCATCGCCGTGTCCTGCTCGGCCGACCGTCAGGCGACCGCGAAGATCACCGCCGAGGGCGTGTTCCTGGAGCAGCTGGAGAAGGACCCGGCGCGTTTCCTCCCGGACACCACGGACGAGCACCTGGACGAGTCCGGTGACGTGGTGCGGATCGACCTCAACCGCCCCATGGACGAGATCCTCGCCGAGCTGACCAAGTACCCGGTCAAGACCCGTCTTTCGCTGACCGGTCCGCTGGTCGTGGCGCGCGACATCGCGCACGCCAAGATCAAGGAGCGGCTGGACGCGGGCGAGGAGATGCCGCAGTACCTCAAGGACCACCCGGTGTACTACGCGGGCCCGGCGAAGACCCCCGAGGGTTACGCGTCCGGTTCCTTCGGCCCGACGACGGCCGGCCGCATGGACAGTTACGTCGCGCAGTTCCAGGCGGCGGGCGGCTCCAAGGTGATGCTCGCGAAGGGCAACCGGTCCAAGCAGGTCACGGACGCGTGCGACGCGCACGGCGGTTTCTACCTCGGCTCGATCGGCGGCCCCGCCGCCCGTCTCGCCCAGGACTGCATCAAGAAGGTCGAGGTCGTCGAGTACGAGGAGCTCGGCATGGAGGCGGTCTGGCGGATCGAGGTCGAGGACTTCCCGGCGTTCGTCGTGGTCGACGACAAGGGCAACGACTTCTTCACCGAGCCCGCCCCGGCGCCGACGTTCACCAGCATCCCGGTCCGCGGTCCCGGCCTCGGCTGA
- a CDS encoding DUF402 domain-containing protein — protein MTATEAGTGAGSGAGAGDGVRWAPGDRILWRYRANGEPGDGGGSAVHICRPVTVVQDTDDLLAVWMASGTECVRPVLADGTQVHAEPLATRYTRPRTTVRSRWFGSGVLKLARPGDPWSVWLFWDRGWLFRNWYVNLEEPRSRWAGGVDSQDHFLDISVRPDHSWEWLDEDEFAQAQRVGLMDGTTARRVREAGLAAVEVIQRWGAPFSDGWEHWRPDPRWKVPPLPDDWDRTPATTPS, from the coding sequence ATGACAGCGACGGAAGCGGGTACGGGAGCAGGCTCCGGGGCGGGTGCGGGAGACGGCGTGCGCTGGGCGCCGGGGGACCGGATCCTCTGGCGTTACCGGGCCAACGGGGAGCCCGGTGACGGCGGCGGCAGCGCGGTCCACATCTGCCGGCCGGTCACCGTCGTCCAGGACACCGACGACCTCCTCGCCGTGTGGATGGCGTCCGGCACCGAGTGTGTGCGGCCGGTCCTCGCCGACGGGACCCAGGTGCACGCCGAGCCGCTCGCCACCCGGTACACCCGCCCCCGCACGACGGTGCGTTCCCGGTGGTTCGGCTCGGGCGTGCTGAAGCTCGCACGGCCGGGCGACCCCTGGTCGGTCTGGCTGTTCTGGGACCGTGGCTGGCTCTTCCGCAACTGGTACGTCAACCTCGAGGAGCCCCGGTCCCGCTGGGCGGGCGGGGTCGATTCGCAGGACCACTTCCTCGACATCTCCGTGCGCCCCGACCACAGCTGGGAGTGGCTCGACGAGGACGAGTTCGCGCAGGCGCAGCGGGTCGGGCTGATGGACGGGACCACCGCCCGAAGGGTGCGCGAGGCGGGGCTGGCCGCGGTCGAGGTCATCCAGCGGTGGGGCGCGCCGTTCAGCGACGGCTGGGAGCACTGGCGGCCCGACCCCCGGTGGAAGGTCCCCCCGCTGCCGGATGACTGGGACCGCACCCCCGCCACAACCCCGTCGTGA